A genomic window from Scomber scombrus chromosome 18, fScoSco1.1, whole genome shotgun sequence includes:
- the LOC133999279 gene encoding alpha-2,8-sialyltransferase 8F-like has product MGAENSHVSWIFIILCLGSLLTTVTWYWLDNDPEFYKPPRPKRGLGKLSDVCKGCRKVIDKVKQRYSQTWKKQEENSLKLRSRLRGQCNGFDTAIITQENTPIGSELVYDGDGKKTLKVSREIFKVFAKEHPFETKRLDRCALVGNGGILTDSRCGKSIDSAQFVMRCNLPPLKDGYEEHVGIKTDLVTANPSILLTKYGSLMNRRRPFVESLQTYGNALLVLPAFTFVFNTAVSLRAAYTIEDSDIPAQPVFFNPEYLRNLSVFWRNEGLKSGRLSTGFIMTSLALEICDNVELYGFWPFGNHPYDYYPLSNHYYDDMKVSRVHAMPAEFDILLQLHSEGVLKLHLENC; this is encoded by the exons ATGGGGGCAGAGAATTCACATGTCTCTTGGatcttcatcatcctctgttTGGGGTCCTTGCTGACCACTGTCACCTGGTACTGGCTCGACAA tgacCCTGAATTTTATAAGCCACCTCGTCCAAAGAGAGGTCTCGGCAAGCTGAGTGATGTTTGTAAAGGCTGCAG gaaGGTCATCGACAAAGTAAAACAGCGTTACTCTCAAACCTGGAAGAAGCAAGAGGAAAATTCCCTTAAATTGag ATCACGGCTCAGAGGTCAGTGCAATGGCTTCGACACGGCCATCATCACCCAGGAAAACACTCCGATTGGATCAGAGCTTGTGTACGACGGTGACGGGAAGAAGACTCTTAAGGTTTCCCGGGAAATTTTCAAAGTCTTTGCAAAG GAGCATCCTTTTGAGACTAAAAGATTGGACAGATGTGCTCTTGTTGGGAACGGCGGTATCTTGACTGACAGCAGGTGTGGAAAGAGCATCGATTCAGCTCAGTTTGTTatgag atgcaATCTACCACCTTTGAAAGATGGCTATGAGGAACACGTGGGCATCAAGACTGATCTAGTGACAGCAAACCCAAGCATTCTCCTAACGAA GTATGGGTCTCTAATGAATCGTCGCCGTCCATTTGTGGAGAGTCTGCAAACCTACGGGAACGCTTTGCTTGTCCTTCCTGCCTTTACCTTTGTCTTCAATACTGCTGTGTCCCTGCGGGCCGCCTACACAATTGAGGACTCTGATATCCCTGCTCAACCCGTCTTCTTCAACCCTGAGTACCTTCGGAATCTTTCTGTCTTCTGGAGAAATGAGGGCCTGAAATCAGGACGTCTCAGCACTGGCTTCATCATGACAAGCTTAGCACTGGAAATCTGTGACAATGTGGAACTGTATGGGTTCTGGCCCTTCGGTAATCACCCATATGATTATTATCCCCTGTCTAATCACTACTACGATGACATGAAGGTTTCGCGTGTACACGCCATGCCGGCTGAGTTTGACATCTTGTTGCAGCTGCACAGTGAAGGTGTGCTCAAGCTTCATCTGGAAAATTGCTGA